From the genome of Gemmatimonas phototrophica, one region includes:
- a CDS encoding GxxExxY protein, whose product MRRDTELTRLVIGEAIQIHRSLCPGLFESAYEEILFRRLGRRGVHVERQLVIPFDYEGERLSLGFRIDLLVEKELVVEIKSVERPSPIHQRQLLTYLRLMNLPLGLLINFGMDTLTAGLDRVTNFDCRPKGP is encoded by the coding sequence ATGCGACGCGACACAGAACTCACCCGACTCGTGATCGGCGAGGCCATCCAGATACATCGGTCGCTCTGCCCTGGCCTCTTCGAGTCGGCCTACGAGGAGATCCTCTTTCGACGATTAGGCCGACGTGGCGTACATGTCGAGCGTCAGCTGGTCATCCCATTCGACTATGAGGGTGAACGTCTCTCCCTCGGTTTCCGAATCGACTTGCTCGTCGAGAAAGAATTGGTAGTCGAAATCAAGAGTGTTGAACGCCCATCGCCGATTCATCAACGCCAGCTGCTGACGTATCTCCGGCTGATGAACCTTCCACTTGGGCTTCTGATCAATTTTGGAATGGACACTCTAACTGCTGGCCTCGATCGCGTTACGAACTTTGACTGCCGTCCGAAAGGACCCTGA
- a CDS encoding phytase codes for MAVVALACSSEGRSGTTDSVASTATDDTLRAAVITDTVANDSDDPAIWIDTVNPANSLILGTDKGDSTGGVYVFGLDGRIDTTRTRRPMLRPNNVDAITGLTVGGKMIDIAVAAERGRMALRVFQLPEMTPIDNGGIPVFDGDTTRAPMGVALYKRASDGAVFAIVGGKSGPTDGYLWQYRLEDAGNGSVRGTKVRAFGAFSGTKEIEAITVDQSLGYVFYSDETVGIRKYHADPVHPDAARELALFATTGFVQDHEGLAIYPTSDSTGFLIASDQQGQRIQLFRREGSAGKPHDHVSIATIPVSAKETDGLEVTAKALSPSFPEGALVMMSTDRTFHIFDWREVRKRLPQ; via the coding sequence GTGGCAGTTGTCGCATTGGCGTGTAGCTCGGAAGGACGCTCCGGCACCACCGACTCTGTGGCCAGCACCGCGACAGACGACACGCTGCGCGCTGCCGTGATCACCGACACGGTGGCCAACGACTCCGATGACCCGGCCATCTGGATCGATACCGTCAATCCGGCCAACTCTCTCATTCTGGGCACGGACAAGGGAGACAGCACCGGTGGCGTGTACGTCTTCGGGCTTGATGGCCGCATCGATACGACACGGACCCGTCGTCCGATGCTCCGGCCGAACAACGTGGATGCCATTACCGGCCTGACGGTTGGCGGCAAGATGATCGACATTGCCGTTGCGGCCGAACGAGGGCGCATGGCACTCCGTGTGTTCCAACTGCCGGAGATGACCCCGATCGACAACGGCGGCATCCCGGTGTTCGATGGGGATACGACCCGCGCCCCCATGGGGGTCGCCCTCTACAAGCGTGCCAGTGATGGCGCGGTGTTCGCCATTGTTGGCGGCAAGAGCGGACCCACGGATGGGTATTTGTGGCAGTACCGGCTGGAAGATGCCGGTAACGGCTCCGTACGCGGCACCAAGGTGCGTGCGTTTGGTGCCTTCAGTGGCACCAAGGAAATCGAGGCCATCACCGTGGACCAGTCGCTGGGCTACGTGTTCTACAGCGACGAGACCGTCGGCATTCGCAAGTACCACGCAGATCCGGTCCACCCGGACGCCGCACGTGAATTGGCTCTTTTCGCCACCACCGGTTTCGTGCAGGATCACGAAGGACTTGCGATCTATCCGACGAGCGATAGCACCGGCTTCCTGATCGCATCGGACCAGCAGGGGCAACGCATTCAGCTGTTCCGCCGCGAAGGCAGTGCCGGCAAGCCCCACGACCACGTGTCTATCGCCACGATTCCGGTATCGGCGAAGGAAACGGATGGTCTGGAAGTCACGGCCAAGGCGCTCTCCCCGTCGTTCCCGGAAGGCGCACTGGTCATGATGTCCACCGATCGCACCTTCCACATCTTCGATTGGCGCGAGGTGCGCAAGCGCTTACCGCAATAA